CCCCGGCTGACAACGGAGCAGATCGAGCTAGTGTCGCGCGCCAAGAAGTACGCCATGGAGCAGAGCATCAAGATGGTGCTGATGAAGCAAACGTTGgcccatcagcagcagcagctggccaGCCAGCGCACGCAAGTGCAGCGCCAGCAAGCACTGGCTCTTATGTGTCGGTaagttgcgtgtgtgtgtgtgtgtgtgttggatttCTTTCGATGGATCTGCCAATCGTTAGCGATCCTTAACGCTTGCGGAATGCTTGGCGGAACAAGTTGGAAGACGAATATGATGTTATGTTATATGATACAACGCTGAAAGGTAGAAAACGTTGAGTTGCTGTGCATTTAGTGCGAAAGTGAATCCATTTTCTTGCTTCCGTTGATGCCAATCTAATTGCAAGCTGATAAGATCTGATCGTCTTTCACTAATCGTGTGTCCCCGAGAGCTCTGCAGGATGCTTCTTGCTTTGCCAGCACACATTTCTGAACGCGCTGTTTCTCCTTCGCTTTTACAGTGTGTACGTTGGCAGTATTTCCTTCGAGCTGAAGGAGGACACCATCCGTGCGGCTTTCCTACCATTTGGACCGATTAAATCGATCAACATGTCCTGGGATCCGTTCACGCAGAAGCACAAAGGGTTCGCGTTTGTCGAGTACGAAATACCGGAAGGGGCGCAGCTAGCGCTGGAGCAGATGAACGGCGCTATGCTCGGTGGGCGCAACATTAAGGTTGGCCGTCCAAGCAATATGCCGCAGGCACAGCAGGTGATCGATGAGATTCAGGAGGAGGCAAAAAGTTACAATCGCATCTACATCGCTTCGATCCATCCGGATCTGACGGAGGAGGACATCAAGAGTGTGTTTGAAGCGTTTGGGCCCATCATGACGTGCAAGATGTCGCAGGGCAATGCCGTACATACGCACAAAGGGTACGGGTTCATCGAGTATCAGACGAACCAGTCGGCGATTGAAGCGATAGCCAGTATGAATTTGTTTGATCTGGGCGGACAGCTGTTAAGGTGAGTGCCGTGTGACCGATGCGCCTTGCACTTAGCTAATGATGTGTATTATTTCCCAGGGTTGGTCGATCAATTACCCCACCGAACGCACTAATGGGACCAGCGGCAAACTCGGCCATGCCTACGGCGGCAGCCGTGGCGGCCGCTGCTGCTACAGCCAAAATACAAGCGATGGATGCCGTGGCCACTAATGCGGTGCTGGGACTGTCCGCCACTACGCCAGCGCTCAAGGTGGGTCTCACCGGCCTTCCGCTTAATCCAGCCATCACGACGGCAGCCAGCGCAGGGTTCGTCGCACAAGCACAGTTGGCCGCCGCGACACaggccgccgccgccatcaACAGTCAGCCGGGTTTGCTGGTGCCGCCCGTTTCGCTTGCGCCCTCGCTGCTGGTAAATCCGGTGCTCGGTGCCGCAGCCAAACCTCTCCCCACAGTATTGAGCCAAGCGAATccggcagcagtggcagcggcggcggccgcggcagcagcagcagcagccgcggCGGCTGCCGCTCCCAACGCAACCGCCGAGGATGTGTACAAGAAGGCACAGGAGAAGCAGCAGGAAGAGTTGCAGAAAAAGTTGCTCGAGGAGGGTGAACCACAGAcattgcagcagcaggaaTCGATGTCGATCAAGGGCCAGAGCGCTCGGCATCTGGTAATGCAGCGGCTAATGCGGCCGCGCGAAAGCAAGGTGGTGATACTGCGCAACATGGTCGGACCGGAGGACGTGGACGAGACGCTGCAGGAGGAGATTCAAGATGAGTGTAGCAAGTATGGTGCCGTGGACCGGGTTATTATCTACAAGGAGCGCCAATCGGAGGGCAACTTCGCCGAGGACGACAATACGGACGTGATCGTAAAGATCTTCGTCGAGTTCTCGCAGGCCACCGAAGCAGATAGAGCCCGCGAGTCACTGAACGGTCGCTATTTCGGCGGCCGGTTGGTCAAGGCGGAGTCTTACGATCAAGCTCTCTTTGACCACGGCGATTTGTCTGGCTAAACCGATGGGGTGGGGGGCGTGTGGGCGAGAGAATACCATCCCGCATTTTATTGCCGCTCTCGCAGCACGATGATGATCCGTGCATCGGCTTGCGAAGCgaataatgtgtgtgtgtgcgtgttgtttaCATGGATAGAAGGAACTGCATGGGTCATGTACGTGTGTTGGTCATTTGCTATTGAAATAACAAACCGTTTCATGCTGTGCTGTCCAATTGGATGCAAAAATATGCCATGCTCTTTCTCTGTCCAGGGAGCAGTGCGACCGCGTCGTCGATTTGCCAGAGAGATTGTACCGAACAGTTTGTGTCACTTGAACCATTGCATTACCACCAATACTACCGGCCCCACTCAACTTGGATCCCTTTTTGAAATGAGGAAAATAAGGGTTTGCTGCCCCTTGCTTTTTTCGTTGAACCACAGTTGTATGgttcgttttcattttttgaatAACGCAAGCATAAGATGAGAGGATTAATATACACCTTTATAACTAAACACAGTGCATACGGGCACTGTCGAGTTTTGAATTCCGAGGGAAGGAAGAAATTTGAATGCGTTTGAAATGAGCATCGAGTGCATCGTCATTTAGCAAGCGCATTACAGTGCAGGAGGTGGATACATTAAGATATGCATACatacactctcacacacacacaccttctctCATTGATGTGGTGATTAGTCTCTTCTTAAGGATAACCATAAGTATGCTACATTGAGACGAATTGTGTGTAACATGAACGCAATATTTAGAGAAACCCATGGAATTAACAatattcataaattttgagcGTCACACCACGTCGCCCCGGTATAATATATTATCATTTAATTGTATATACACATATGGGAGGGTCTAATGAACAACTCGTTAGAACTTCCGACTCTACTTGATCAAGCAAATATAGGACTAATGTCTCACAAACGTTGCGCGtgtcgttgttttttgttgttgtatctCTACTTTTCGTGTTTTCCTTTGCCGGGCATTACTTCGTAGTCGTCGTACTGCGGGAACGATCCCATGCCGGTTTTCTGCTGTTCCAGCGCGGCCGCATCCTTCGGTTTACTGAACTTTGCTTCTAGCTCAGCCGCGTTACGCTCCTTCATTTTCATGATGGCTAAATTTTTCAGCAGTTCCTGCTCCGTCGGTGGTTCCTTCCTGCAAGCAAGCGCGGAAGCGTATAGTAAATGGAAATCCAGA
The Anopheles stephensi strain Indian unplaced genomic scaffold, UCI_ANSTEP_V1.0 ucontig28, whole genome shotgun sequence DNA segment above includes these coding regions:
- the LOC118516332 gene encoding poly(U)-binding-splicing factor half pint-like; protein product: MEQSIKMVLMKQTLAHQQQQLASQRTQVQRQQALALMCRVYVGSISFELKEDTIRAAFLPFGPIKSINMSWDPFTQKHKGFAFVEYEIPEGAQLALEQMNGAMLGGRNIKVGRPSNMPQAQQVIDEIQEEAKSYNRIYIASIHPDLTEEDIKSVFEAFGPIMTCKMSQGNAVHTHKGYGFIEYQTNQSAIEAIASMNLFDLGGQLLRVGRSITPPNALMGPAANSAMPTAAAVAAAAATAKIQAMDAVATNAVLGLSATTPALKVGLTGLPLNPAITTAASAGFVAQAQLAAATQAAAAINSQPGLLVPPVSLAPSLLVNPVLGAAAKPLPTVLSQANPAAVAAAAAAAAAAAAAAAAAPNATAEDVYKKAQEKQQEELQKKLLEEGEPQTLQQQESMSIKGQSARHLVMQRLMRPRESKVVILRNMVGPEDVDETLQEEIQDECSKYGAVDRVIIYKERQSEGNFAEDDNTDVIVKIFVEFSQATEADRARESLNGRYFGGRLVKAESYDQALFDHGDLSG